A window from Streptomyces sp. NBC_00271 encodes these proteins:
- a CDS encoding universal stress protein has translation MDLPIIVGIDGSEPSLRAVDWAADEAALRGAGLRLVYASLWERYEGACLAHDLGKPSEEVMVQDIVDTAERRAHRRQPGVKVTTDLLPEEPEYALVRESRTALAVVVGCRGRSGLTETLLGSVSVMVAGHAYCPVIVLRGSHDNQARSGVRGRILLGVGEKPAGTAAVRFATEEALLRGVPLEAVRAWRRPVHETTGHPLIVGEPAHLYEQHAVEALEEALRDVPEGLQVQRRTVEARARDALLAASHEADLLVVGARRRHGHLGLQLGRVTHGVLHHAACPVAVVPEPA, from the coding sequence ATGGACCTTCCGATCATCGTTGGCATCGATGGTTCCGAGCCGAGCCTGAGAGCGGTGGACTGGGCGGCCGACGAGGCCGCCCTGCGCGGAGCCGGACTCCGGTTGGTGTACGCGTCGTTGTGGGAGCGCTACGAAGGCGCCTGCCTCGCGCACGACCTGGGCAAGCCGTCGGAGGAGGTGATGGTGCAGGACATCGTCGACACCGCCGAGCGCCGGGCCCATCGCCGACAGCCGGGCGTGAAGGTCACCACAGATCTGCTCCCCGAGGAGCCGGAGTACGCGCTTGTGAGGGAGAGCCGGACGGCCCTCGCCGTGGTGGTGGGGTGCCGTGGTCGCAGCGGCTTGACCGAGACACTCCTGGGCTCCGTCAGCGTCATGGTGGCGGGGCACGCGTACTGTCCGGTCATCGTGTTGCGCGGCAGCCACGACAACCAGGCACGGTCGGGAGTGCGCGGCCGCATCCTCCTGGGAGTCGGTGAGAAGCCGGCGGGTACGGCCGCCGTGCGGTTCGCCACCGAAGAGGCCCTGTTGCGTGGCGTCCCGCTGGAGGCCGTACGGGCCTGGCGTCGGCCCGTACACGAGACCACCGGCCACCCGCTGATCGTCGGCGAACCGGCCCACCTGTACGAGCAGCACGCCGTGGAGGCGCTGGAAGAGGCGCTGCGCGACGTACCGGAGGGCTTGCAGGTACAACGGCGCACGGTCGAGGCTCGCGCCCGCGACGCCCTCCTGGCCGCTTCTCACGAGGCCGATCTGCTGGTGGTCGGCGCACGGCGCCGCCACGGCCACCTCGGCCTCCAGCTCGGCCGCGTCACCCACGGAGTACTGCACCACGCCGCGTGCCCGGTGGCCGTCGTACCGGAACCTGCCTGA